One Oscillospiraceae bacterium DNA window includes the following coding sequences:
- a CDS encoding aminotransferase class I/II-fold pyridoxal phosphate-dependent enzyme, which yields MDALESIRENRLVPFDVPGHKRGKGNKELTEFLGDRCLSVDTNSMKPLDNLCHPVSVIREAEELAAEAFGSAHAFFMVGGTTSAVQSMILSCVKKGEKIILPRNVHQSAINALVLCGAVPVYINPQSNKRLGIALGMSVSDIKNAIDNNPDAKAVLINNPTYYGICSDLKQITKLAHGKGLKVLVDEAHGTHFYFGKDMPVSAMAAGADMAAVSMHKSGGSLTQSSILLTGNDVNDRYIRQIINLIQTTSASYLLMSSLDISRRNLALYGEEIFEKVKRFSQYARDEINEIGDYYAYSREIINGDSVFDFDTTKLSVNTLKLGLAGIEVYDLLRDEYDIQIEFGDLGNILAYISIGDKQKNIERLISALGEIKRLYKKDTAGMFESEYISPEVVISPQIAFYSEKVSRPLDMCLGEVCTEFVMCYPPGIPILAPGERITPEIIEYIKYAKEKGCLMTGPEQMDISSLNVLKWR from the coding sequence ATGGACGCGCTCGAAAGCATAAGGGAAAACCGACTTGTGCCTTTTGACGTACCCGGTCACAAACGCGGCAAAGGAAATAAGGAACTGACCGAGTTTTTAGGAGACAGATGCCTTTCGGTCGATACCAATTCCATGAAACCGCTTGATAACCTGTGCCATCCGGTCAGCGTTATCAGAGAAGCAGAAGAGCTTGCCGCAGAGGCCTTCGGCTCGGCCCATGCATTCTTTATGGTAGGCGGGACCACCTCCGCCGTTCAGTCCATGATTTTATCCTGTGTGAAAAAGGGTGAAAAAATAATTTTGCCCAGGAATGTACACCAAAGCGCGATAAATGCTCTTGTGCTTTGCGGCGCCGTTCCGGTCTATATCAATCCTCAAAGCAATAAAAGGCTTGGTATTGCTTTGGGAATGTCCGTTTCTGATATAAAGAATGCGATTGATAATAATCCCGATGCCAAAGCGGTATTGATAAACAATCCGACATACTATGGTATCTGCTCGGATTTAAAGCAAATAACGAAGCTGGCGCATGGTAAAGGTCTCAAAGTACTTGTTGACGAAGCACACGGAACACATTTTTATTTTGGCAAGGATATGCCGGTAAGCGCGATGGCCGCAGGAGCCGATATGGCGGCCGTGAGCATGCATAAATCAGGCGGTTCGCTTACACAAAGCTCAATTTTATTGACAGGAAATGATGTCAATGACAGATATATAAGACAAATCATCAATCTTATTCAGACAACAAGCGCTTCATATCTTTTGATGTCAAGCCTTGACATATCGAGAAGAAACCTCGCTTTGTACGGTGAAGAAATTTTTGAAAAAGTTAAAAGGTTTTCTCAGTATGCGAGAGACGAGATCAATGAAATCGGCGATTATTACGCTTATTCAAGGGAAATTATAAACGGCGACAGCGTTTTTGATTTTGATACGACAAAACTTTCCGTGAATACGCTTAAGCTCGGTCTTGCGGGTATTGAGGTCTATGACCTTCTCCGTGACGAATACGATATTCAAATTGAATTCGGCGATCTGGGCAATATCCTTGCATATATCTCGATAGGAGACAAGCAGAAAAACATTGAGCGGCTCATCAGCGCGCTGGGAGAGATAAAACGCTTATATAAAAAGGACACTGCCGGAATGTTTGAAAGCGAATACATCAGCCCGGAAGTCGTAATTTCACCGCAGATCGCGTTTTATTCCGAAAAAGTCAGCAGACCGCTTGACATGTGCCTCGGCGAGGTATGCACGGAATTTGTCATGTGCTATCCTCCCGGGATACCGATTCTCGCGCCGGGCGAACGGATCACTCCGGAAATAATCGAGTATATCAAATATGCAAAAGAAAAGGGTTGTCTGATGACGGGCCCGGAACAAATGGATATCAGCAGCCTTAATGTTCTCAAATGGAGATAA
- the speE gene encoding polyamine aminopropyltransferase: MDDLWYSEYHTPNVRFSIKVNSQLYTEQSDYQRISIFDSAEFGRFLTLDGVMMLTERDEFIYHEMITHVSMAVNPDIKSVLVIGAGDGGVARELTKYKSIEKIDIVEIDKRVVEVCKEYLPQTACGFDDKRIKLYFTDGLKFIRHIENQYDLIIVDSTDPSGPGEVLFTKEFYGSCHKALAENGIMVNQHESPFYTEDRKAMQSAHRRIVSVFPICRVYQAHIPTYPSGHWLFGFAAKKLHPIKDLDAEKWNALGIYTKYYNTNLHKGSFYLPGYVEEALKENE, translated from the coding sequence ATGGACGATTTATGGTACAGCGAATATCATACTCCGAATGTACGGTTTTCAATAAAGGTAAATAGTCAGCTATATACGGAGCAAAGTGATTATCAAAGAATATCAATATTTGATTCTGCCGAATTCGGACGTTTTCTGACTCTCGACGGAGTTATGATGCTTACCGAACGTGACGAGTTTATTTATCATGAAATGATAACACATGTATCTATGGCCGTAAATCCGGACATTAAGTCGGTGTTGGTCATAGGCGCAGGCGATGGAGGCGTCGCCCGTGAGCTTACAAAATATAAAAGTATTGAGAAAATTGACATAGTCGAAATAGATAAAAGAGTCGTCGAGGTATGTAAAGAATATCTGCCGCAAACTGCTTGTGGATTTGACGATAAAAGGATTAAGCTATATTTTACAGACGGGCTTAAATTCATACGGCATATTGAAAACCAATATGATCTGATTATTGTTGATTCTACTGATCCATCAGGACCGGGAGAAGTTCTGTTTACAAAGGAATTCTACGGCAGCTGCCATAAAGCTCTAGCGGAAAACGGAATCATGGTAAACCAACATGAAAGCCCGTTTTATACTGAGGACCGGAAAGCGATGCAATCAGCGCATAGGAGGATCGTTTCCGTTTTTCCGATATGCCGCGTATATCAGGCGCACATTCCGACATATCCGTCAGGTCACTGGCTTTTCGGATTCGCGGCAAAGAAGCTGCACCCGATAAAAGATCTTGATGCGGAAAAATGGAACGCTCTCGGAATCTATACGAAATACTATAATACGAATCTGCATAAAGGCTCGTTTTACCTTCCTGGTTATGTCGAGGAGGCATTGAAGGAAAATGAATAA
- a CDS encoding saccharopine dehydrogenase family protein has product MGKCLIIGCGGVASVAIHKCCQNSEVFTEIMIASRTKSKCDALKEKLKDTTKTIIHTAKVNADNTDELISLIKGFKPDAVLNLALPYQDLTIMDACLATKTNYIDTANYEPLDTAKFEYKWQWAYREKFKNAGICALLGSGFDPGVTGVFSAYAQKHQFDEIHSLDILDCNGGDHGYPFATNFNPEINIREVTAKGSFWENGKWIETEPMEIKREYDFAEVGKKDMYLLHHEEIESLALNLKGIKRIRFFMTFGKSYLTHLKCLQNVGMTSIEPIEFEGHKIVPLQFLKAVLPDPASLGPRTVGKTNIGCIFRGVKDGAEKNYYLYNICDHQECYREVGSQAISYTTGVPAMIGAMLVINGTWNKPGVWNIEEFDPDPFMNALNKWGLPWKEDFNPVLVD; this is encoded by the coding sequence ATGGGAAAATGTTTAATTATCGGCTGCGGAGGCGTCGCGAGCGTAGCGATTCATAAATGCTGTCAGAACAGCGAAGTTTTTACAGAAATCATGATAGCCAGCCGGACAAAATCAAAATGTGACGCGCTTAAAGAAAAACTGAAAGATACTACGAAAACAATAATCCACACCGCAAAAGTCAATGCGGACAATACAGACGAGCTTATCTCACTCATAAAAGGATTTAAACCCGACGCGGTGCTTAACCTCGCTCTTCCTTATCAGGATCTGACAATCATGGACGCGTGCCTTGCCACAAAAACGAATTATATCGATACCGCTAATTACGAGCCGCTGGACACAGCGAAATTTGAATATAAATGGCAATGGGCATATCGCGAAAAGTTTAAAAACGCCGGAATTTGCGCTTTACTCGGAAGCGGTTTCGATCCGGGTGTAACGGGCGTTTTCTCCGCATATGCACAGAAACACCAGTTCGATGAAATACACAGCCTTGATATTCTTGATTGCAATGGAGGCGATCACGGATATCCTTTTGCGACAAACTTCAATCCGGAAATAAATATCCGCGAGGTGACGGCAAAAGGCAGCTTTTGGGAAAACGGCAAATGGATTGAGACAGAGCCGATGGAGATCAAGCGTGAGTATGATTTTGCTGAAGTAGGTAAAAAGGATATGTATCTTCTTCATCATGAAGAAATTGAAAGTCTTGCTCTAAATCTGAAGGGAATTAAACGAATACGTTTTTTTATGACGTTCGGAAAGAGTTATCTTACTCATCTCAAATGCCTGCAAAATGTCGGAATGACATCCATTGAGCCAATCGAATTTGAGGGCCATAAGATCGTTCCGCTTCAATTTCTGAAGGCTGTGTTGCCGGATCCCGCATCCCTCGGGCCGCGTACCGTGGGAAAGACCAATATCGGCTGTATATTCCGGGGTGTCAAGGACGGAGCGGAAAAAAATTATTACTTGTATAATATCTGTGACCATCAGGAGTGCTACAGAGAAGTCGGAAGCCAGGCAATTTCCTACACTACGGGCGTTCCCGCAATGATAGGCGCCATGCTTGTGATTAACGGAACATGGAACAAGCCGGGAGTATGGAATATCGAGGAGTTTGATCCGGATCCGTTTATGAATGCGCTCAATAAATGGGGACTTCCCTGGAAAGAAGATTTCAACCCTGTTTTGGTAGACTGA
- the speB gene encoding agmatinase → MNKNIQTFIACDADYEEADIALFGAPFDGTTSYRPGTRFGPSAIRNESFGIETYSPYCDKDLTDQKIFDGGDLDLPFGNVKRILSIIEEYTENLLSDGKIPFMLGGEHLVTLAAVRAVFRRYPDLHIIHFDAHTDLRTDYLGEELSHATVMKQIWNLVGDGRIHQFGIRSGERYEFEFAKEHTDMHKFNLGDFIKLIPLITDKLVYFSLDLDVLDPSIFCGTGTPEAGGVSFNDLLDAVLKLHELNIIGCDVNELCPVYDQSGASTAAACKITREILLQLKQKG, encoded by the coding sequence ATGAATAAGAACATTCAAACTTTTATTGCCTGTGACGCAGATTATGAAGAAGCGGATATAGCGCTTTTCGGCGCTCCGTTTGACGGCACAACTTCATACAGACCCGGCACACGGTTCGGGCCGTCGGCAATCAGAAATGAAAGCTTCGGAATTGAAACCTATTCGCCGTACTGTGATAAGGATCTTACTGACCAAAAGATCTTTGACGGCGGAGATCTGGATTTACCCTTCGGCAATGTAAAAAGAATCTTATCAATAATCGAAGAATATACCGAAAATTTGCTTTCTGACGGAAAAATTCCTTTTATGCTGGGAGGCGAACACCTTGTTACACTTGCCGCTGTAAGAGCCGTTTTTCGGAGATATCCCGATCTGCATATAATCCATTTTGACGCGCATACAGATCTCCGTACCGATTATCTAGGCGAAGAATTATCACATGCGACCGTGATGAAGCAAATATGGAATCTCGTTGGCGACGGGCGAATCCATCAATTCGGAATCAGGAGCGGCGAGCGGTATGAATTTGAATTTGCAAAAGAACATACCGATATGCATAAATTTAATTTAGGAGATTTTATAAAACTCATACCGTTAATTACAGACAAGCTGGTTTATTTTTCTCTCGACCTTGACGTGCTTGATCCTTCAATTTTCTGCGGAACAGGTACGCCGGAGGCGGGCGGAGTCAGCTTCAATGATTTGCTTGATGCGGTATTAAAGCTTCATGAGCTCAACATAATCGGCTGTGACGTAAACGAGCTGTGCCCGGTTTATGACCAGAGCGGAGCATCAACCGCTGCCGCATGCAAGATTACAAGAGAAATATTATTGCAACTTAAACAGAAAGGATAA